AGGTTGATGAGACATTAGTTCTGTTAAAGGGTtgcaaaaagacacacaatCCGTGGAAGTCATACCgtcttcctcatcatcaccacatCATCTTACCTCAGAGATGATATCGTCCTTGGCGTTGGTCAGGTCAGTCAGAGTGTTTCCATGCCTCTGTACAGTCCTTCCCAGGCCCTTCAGCGTGTCATTGATGGAGTTAAATGTGACTATGGCCCCAGCAAGCTCTCCTTGGATTGACTTCAGATCGCCTCCTAACCTCCCTGTATGGACGCCGTGACCATCAAGGCGGTCCTTAAGATCCTTTATGTTGATTTTACACTGCCCTGTAcactcctccacttcctctctgaGTCGTCCCACCTCCTCCTGAAGGTTGGAGCACACCTGAGAGCAGACGGATTCTCCTGAGTCGACCTTCCTATGCAGATCTGTTAGTTCTGCCTGGCACTTGCTGAGGCCACTCTTGGTGGAGTTAGTGAGTGAACGCAAGTCTTCCTCTATACTGCTGCAAATGGAACAGTCCTCTAAATCCCGCCCCAGTGTTTCAACCTCTGTGAAAATCCGGTTTAAATTCTCGCCATTCTCCCCGGTTAAATCCTTGATCTTTTTGACATCGTTTGATAAATCGATCACTCTGTCAATCAGCGAGTCTCCTGTTACAGACAAATCCTTTAACCTTGTGTTAAACTTTTGGATCTCCTCTTGGTTGGCCACAACTCTCCACTGTAAGGTTTTCACAGTATCATCAGTAGTGCGACCTTTCCCGTTAGGTCCGCAGGTCTCATTGCACATGTTTGTGGTTGAGGTTAGCCTTCTGTCCAGGAAGGTTGTTATGTTTTCCAGCTGACTTAACCGCCTACTGTGGTCTGTGACTGTATCACCAAGAACAGCCACGTCCAGCTCTATCTTACCGATCTTGAAGCTGTGGTCATCCAGAAGGCCGAGGACTATGTTGCGCAGCTGTGTGAAATCTCTCTGGACGCTGTCCTTCATGTTGTTCCCGGTGTTGGTACACCTCTGCTCGGTCTTCCTCACAGTACTGTTCACCCTCTTCTCCAATTCTCTCAGTTTGCCATTCAACCTGTCCTCCGACACTCTTCCCTTTCCTCCACCTGTCCCGGCCAGCTCCTTATCCAGACGCCCTTTAATGGTGTCACATTTGTTAGCTGTGGTGGTGACACGGACCTCTACATCAGACATCCTCTTCACCAGCTCAGTGACGGTGTTGCAGCAGGCCTTAGAGCGTTCAGTCTCACTGCGGGAGATGTCCAGGCTTTGCCTCAGGTGCTGGTCCATGGAGCTGATCAGCTTCTCCAGGGCTTGGATCCGCTCCCTGTCCTCTTGCTGCTGGCGCCTCAGGTCCTCCACACCTGCCTTAAAGAGACAGGGATTACAAGAACTGTTTGGTAATGTATTTACTTCCTACATTATTTAAGTTTAAAGTAATGTGCATCTTGCCTTTTGCATATTTTTGACATTCCAACTATACACCTACAGTAGCAACAATAGAAAGAATGAGCTTCAGTGATTATGCAGTGGCAGTCTTCATCATTATGCATACCCCTTTATTTGAAGGGGTATGCTGATTCAGTCACTGCCACTGACATGGCACTGTCATTACAATGACATGACGTCTATCATTAACATGAAGGAGGCtttatgaatgtttatgaaAGTTGTCATTAAGTGTCATTCGGTCAattatgtcacctttaatgcaaagttaacattttttaagatgTCTTTGTTATGACAACTTGACATTAATGTGGTGGTTGTTAATTAACATGTCATAACAGGGCTGATTATCAAACAAATGAACATTACACTAACCTGTCATATGTTGTGAATGTTGACATTGCCTGTCATTACACCATTATAACAGTGTCATGAATCATTTACCTCAAGTAAAGTGGGACACTTTGGACTAGTCTGGACTAGCTATTAAGATGTCATTGAGTGTTATGACACAGTCAAGTTGTCATAACAAAGACATACTAAACAATGTCAACTTTGCATTAAAGGCGACATATTTGACCAAATGACActtagggtgcactcacactagccaATCCGTACTGTGCCTAAGcatgcttcacccctaaagtccagttggtttgactagtgtgagtgctcccaTCAGTGCttcacttccttggccctggcacgcttggaagagaTGCAGtccatgcacgagcacaagcacgggtacacaacatggacagccttattttatggagaaatcctggagtgttctggctgtatatCTGACTAAAGATAAGCCATAAattcagtaaagtagctgtcatgttctctgtcttgttctccgatgtgcgatCCTTTTATTtatcgttttatttttttcgaGTCCGCCTGTCtcgtaaactaagcacgcttaaTAACTACGTAAAGCCAATCAAGTATGACGTTTTTACAACAGGTAACCAGGCTCAGGCCCGGTTactcctggagcagtgtgagtgcaggccagagGGGGAATGATGGGGGAatgatggtggggggggggggacaagagTGCTTAAGCAAGGTAAGGGACagctttgcctagtgtgagtgcgcccttaatgacaacattcaaacattcacaaacattcataAAGCCTCCTTCATGTTTATGACAGTGTTGTGTCAGTATTATGCATACCCCTTCAGCCAAAGTGTTACCAAACATATGCTACTATGCTAATTAGATATAGAcaatacaataaacaacaacacacgtCAAGCCAAATACCATCAAATTAATTCAAAGGAGCTAATAAGAGggttttggtttaatttgatATTTTCCAATGATACTTTATAGAGTATCTTGTTGAGGGTAGTGTTGAAATGACAAGGCAATAAGATTTACAAAAACCACATACACTtttacaaacatgcaaaacagtTGTGAGTAAAATGGCGTCAGAGGGTTGTTATGGGTAAGAGAGATTATGTGTCAGTGACCAGGGGTTAGAGATTAACAACAATGTTTGGTTTTATGTTTAATCCATCTTCCCAATCCTTTCAAACTGCTGAATTAGAATGTTTTGACCACAGGATACTTGTGTACCATTTTCTACCATCTTTGTTGATGCAGCGGTTTACACAGGAATGCAATTTTCATGTATAACCGTCTGCAGGTGGTTAATACTTTTTTCCTGCTTAAGGCATTGGAAATAACTTACAGGAGTCTATGTGGAACAgtaagtaaatacatttttacagctACACAAAGTATGACAAGACATAACATCAATGACATCAATAAATGATGCAGACAAAGGGGAACAATGTTTGTCGCTGAGGCCTGCACATCAGATTTGTACATATTGAGCCTTACCtggcaggaggagcaggacaaAGACACCCTTCTCTCTAGCTCCGTCAGTATCTCTTCCTTCAGAGTATTCAGCTGGTTTCCTCCAGACCCTCCTCCACCCCTGACCACTCCGTCCAGTTCATTTCCCCCTCCGTTCACAAGGTGGTTGTTGATGGTTAGCAGGGTCTGGTCATGgacctgaagaaaacaaaaagaccaCTAATGGTAAAATGTCTATCATTGcattaaaattataaatatgAGGGCGCCGGATAGCCTCGGTTTTATAGTGCGTCACACGAGCAAAGGCTATAGCTGCATTGGCCGTGGGTTCAAAACCAACCCTTTGCCTAACATTTGTCTCATTTCTTCTTTGATATGAAGGCTGttaatacaaatacaaacagtgTTTACCTGTGTTCTGTTGTAGAGATGGTCCAGTTTAGTctggatggtgttgatggtgtcCTTCATGTGTGGCTGAGCTGAATCAGCAGGGACAATGGCCCCATTCAGACTGGGCCTACACAGAAGAAGGATAAAGGTTTCTTTAAGTTTTGGATAACCTATCCTAATAAAGAGGTACCTGATGgattagacattttttttaaaatcttcctATCCTAATTACAAATCCCTGAACCTGTGTTACAAAATGAGTGCAAGCTGTCAAATAAATTGACAtgctggaaaaataaaaacatcaaatgacaacaacatcaacctgtgtttttctttgaaagtAAAAAAGCTTCTTGTTgctgcaaaaatgtttttacctgttttaGACTATGGTGATCTTTTGTTCATGCACGCCTCTGCTCAGTGTCTCACATGGTTGATACAGCCTTCCATTCGTCCTTGAGGTTCATAACAAGCTGTAAAAGTCTGACTCAACCATTGTGAGTTGTACTTTCGGGTAGGATGGATTTCTCTGGAAACCCGTAGGCATTACTGGTACATCTTTATAGATAAGGCAATTCTTGGTCTGCTCCCTCACTATAttatatgtgtttttatcatgcgGAAAAATACCAAGCAGTATTCTTTGCATTTTCAGgacctctttatgctctctgtcccaaacgcttggacagaaattgggaaaagggcttttTGGTTATTCTGCACACTCAGCCTGGAATTTTGTAGAATGACttgagctggtgtccttaaatgtttttaaatctaaaatataaGACGTGGAAGCAGATCTAGAGGATGACTTCAACGTTTTAACTCGACTGATTTTACTACTGACTCCCAGTTTCGACTCATAGATAGttctcttttaatgcaaatgttagtgttttgtaaattgtactttgtctcacTTTGTgcctctgtctgtaactttgagTTTTTTGTTGCTGGCTGTCTTGTTAAGGTCTGCCGTGGAAAATAGGTTCTTAAACTCAATGGGACAAACcttgttaaataaagtttaaataaataaaacaatagatACTCAGTATCAACACTTAACCCATAAAACTAGCACATGGCAAGTTTAATTGGATGCAAACTGGTCGGGTTTGCAGGTGATTGCACTCCATGCCTTGAAACATGTACAGGACTTATTGAGAACAATATTTACTTACAGTTTTTGGTTCATGCCATTAATGGTGGTCTGCATGTTGTGGAGGTCTTTGGTCAGCCCACGGACTGTATCCTCCAGCTGTCTCATCCTCTCAGTGTCACCTGgagacaagagaagaaaagTCAATATGCAGATACATGCTGTCCAAGAATGTATAAGAAGCAACCTCTTTACTCATGCACATCACATGTTAtggagaaaaagttgaaagtaaaCATAGCAGTCATACTgaattaaattcaaataaacttTTCAGATCTTTCTTCATGTCTTTCTTGTGATGTTTAACTACTATCCCTGAATCTTTTTTGAAACACTCTaccttctcctctctgtccacCGCCATTGTTGAAGCCCGTCTGTGGGACACGGGGTCGGCCTCCATGGACTTGGGTGTCTGGGGTTCCCCGTGGCCCATCCTGGCAGTCTTCCCCGgagtaaccatgacaacactT
The Labrus mixtus chromosome 12, fLabMix1.1, whole genome shotgun sequence genome window above contains:
- the emilin1a gene encoding EMILIN-1-A, coding for METVFYLLAFTLARVSWGLGYSESSVQTGQRAASRHRNWCAYVVTRTVSCVMEDGVETYIKPDYQRCTWGQCPRVAYRTYRRPRYKVAYKMVTEMEWKCCHGYSGEDCQDGPRGTPDTQVHGGRPRVPQTGFNNGGGQRGEGDTERMRQLEDTVRGLTKDLHNMQTTINGMNQKLPSLNGAIVPADSAQPHMKDTINTIQTKLDHLYNRTQVHDQTLLTINNHLVNGGGNELDGVVRGGGGSGGNQLNTLKEEILTELERRVSLSCSSCQAGVEDLRRQQQEDRERIQALEKLISSMDQHLRQSLDISRSETERSKACCNTVTELVKRMSDVEVRVTTTANKCDTIKGRLDKELAGTGGGKGRVSEDRLNGKLRELEKRVNSTVRKTEQRCTNTGNNMKDSVQRDFTQLRNIVLGLLDDHSFKIGKIELDVAVLGDTVTDHSRRLSQLENITTFLDRRLTSTTNMCNETCGPNGKGRTTDDTVKTLQWRVVANQEEIQKFNTRLKDLSVTGDSLIDRVIDLSNDVKKIKDLTGENGENLNRIFTEVETLGRDLEDCSICSSIEEDLRSLTNSTKSGLSKCQAELTDLHRKVDSGESVCSQVCSNLQEEVGRLREEVEECTGQCKINIKDLKDRLDGHGVHTGRLGGDLKSIQGELAGAIVTFNSINDTLKGLGRTVQRHGNTLTDLTNAKDDIISEVDNLQKELTEHVDDSKIRFDSLGREIQVIRSNFVTEIGECRRSSNGLDQRLSKLEGVCGRFDSFSDSLERIKEGLNRHVSGLWSCVNGLNVTVMSQGDLIDNIQNVQLVNVHSDIHRLNSSVVDLVKEFHSFIEQDFMGPPGLPGPRGERGERGPQGLVGPQGRVGPPGREGRQGVVGPPGLRGEQGHAGSDAHVPRLSFSAALTRPMRSAGTIVFNSVFVNENNVYNPKTGYFTAPVSGKYFFSGILTGHKNMKIEAVLSKSNTGVARVDSAGYQPEGLEKPMAEAKHIPGALAVFNIILPMQAGDTVCIDLVTGKLAYSSEPLTIFSGTLLYETV